Proteins encoded within one genomic window of Mesobacillus subterraneus:
- a CDS encoding protein adenylyltransferase SelO has protein sequence MTSNHAGWNIDNSYSQLPNIFYRLQKPTPVEAPEVVIFNESLAEELGLNHEVLQGGEGAEIFSGNEVPDGGTPLAQAYAGHQFGHFTMLGDGRAVLLGEHVTPDGKRFDIQLKGSGRTPYSRGGDGRAGLGPMLREFIISEAMVGLGIPTTRSLAVTTTGEQIIRETMQTGAILTRVAASHLRVGTFQFAANWGKTEDLRALADYAIERHYPEVEGQENRYLSFLKKVIKRQAALIAKWQHVGFIHGVMNTDNMAISGESIDYGPCAFMDTYDPATVFSSIDRDGSYAYGNQPYIGGWNLSRFAEALLPLLAEDEEEAVKLAEEALSEYPEVFEAEFISGMRLKLGIFNEEKEDKSLISVLLNLMHTHKADFTNTFKALTFNQPDGDELFQVEEFTEWHGKWQKRLRRQDQSKEDSLELMRDNNPAVIPRNHRVEEALQAAVNGDLSVMVKLLEVLANPYEHSTEQAEFCNPAPPSARPYRTFCGT, from the coding sequence ATGACATCCAACCATGCTGGCTGGAATATCGATAATAGCTATTCCCAGCTCCCTAACATATTCTATAGATTGCAGAAGCCAACTCCTGTAGAAGCACCGGAAGTGGTAATTTTCAATGAATCACTGGCGGAGGAACTTGGTTTAAATCATGAAGTCCTTCAAGGTGGCGAAGGAGCTGAGATCTTTAGCGGCAATGAGGTTCCCGATGGAGGTACTCCACTTGCGCAAGCTTATGCCGGACATCAATTCGGGCATTTTACGATGCTTGGAGACGGCAGGGCGGTCCTGCTGGGCGAGCATGTGACTCCGGATGGTAAGAGGTTTGATATTCAGCTGAAGGGTTCAGGCCGGACGCCATACTCTCGTGGAGGAGACGGGCGCGCAGGGCTAGGGCCGATGCTGAGGGAATTTATCATCAGTGAAGCGATGGTGGGATTGGGCATCCCGACCACCAGGAGCCTGGCAGTGACGACGACGGGGGAGCAAATCATTCGCGAAACGATGCAGACAGGAGCAATCCTGACGCGTGTGGCAGCAAGCCATTTAAGGGTTGGAACATTCCAATTTGCCGCGAACTGGGGTAAGACAGAGGATCTTCGGGCACTGGCTGATTACGCAATTGAGCGCCATTACCCTGAAGTTGAAGGCCAGGAAAACCGCTATCTTTCTTTTTTGAAAAAAGTGATCAAGCGTCAGGCGGCATTGATTGCGAAATGGCAGCATGTTGGTTTTATCCATGGTGTCATGAATACGGACAACATGGCAATCAGCGGCGAGAGTATTGATTATGGGCCTTGTGCTTTCATGGACACGTACGACCCGGCGACAGTTTTCAGCTCCATCGACCGTGATGGCAGCTACGCCTACGGAAATCAGCCGTATATCGGCGGCTGGAATCTCTCTAGGTTTGCTGAAGCCTTATTGCCTTTGCTTGCTGAGGATGAAGAAGAGGCAGTAAAGCTGGCGGAGGAAGCCCTCTCTGAATACCCAGAAGTATTTGAAGCGGAGTTCATATCCGGAATGAGACTGAAATTGGGGATTTTCAATGAGGAAAAAGAAGATAAGAGCCTTATTTCGGTTCTGCTAAACTTGATGCATACACACAAGGCTGACTTTACGAATACGTTTAAAGCCCTGACCTTTAACCAGCCTGATGGGGACGAGTTGTTCCAAGTTGAGGAGTTCACTGAGTGGCATGGAAAGTGGCAGAAAAGACTGAGACGCCAGGATCAATCGAAGGAAGACTCACTGGAGCTGATGCGTGACAACAACCCAGCTGTGATTCCGCGCAACCATAGGGTGGAGGAAGCACTGCAGGCTGCTGTCAATGGTGACTTGAGTGTCATGGTGAAATTGCTCGAAGTCCTTGCCAACCCGTACGAGCATTCAACTGAACAGGCAGAATTCTGCAATCCGGCTCCACCATCAGCACGGCCATACCGGACATTTTGTGGGACGTGA
- a CDS encoding 3-hydroxyacyl-CoA dehydrogenase — protein sequence MNYKNITVAGSGVLGSQIAFQTAYHGFNVSIYDINDEAIEGAKNRIMLLKPRYQQDLGAAEHDLDAAYNRITFYSDLSEAVKDADLVIEAVPEVINIKNDFYKKLGQAAPEKTVFATNTSTLLPSQFAEATGRPEKFLALHFANEIWKNNTAEVMMHPGTDKEVFDDLLKFAKAIGMIALPLYKEQPGYILNSLLVPFLEAGQMLLMKEVADPETIDKTWMIATGSPKGPFAILDIVGITTAYNIANAKGEAGVPQFKELANLLKTEYIDKGKLGVATGEGFYKYPNPAYEQPDFLKA from the coding sequence ATGAATTATAAAAACATTACAGTCGCCGGAAGCGGCGTTTTAGGAAGCCAAATTGCTTTTCAAACGGCATACCACGGCTTCAACGTTTCTATTTATGATATCAATGATGAAGCAATTGAGGGAGCTAAAAATAGAATTATGCTCCTGAAGCCGCGATATCAACAGGATCTTGGTGCTGCTGAACACGATTTAGATGCAGCATACAATCGCATCACTTTTTACAGTGACCTTTCAGAGGCTGTAAAAGATGCCGATCTCGTGATCGAGGCTGTCCCTGAGGTCATCAATATCAAGAATGATTTTTACAAAAAACTAGGACAAGCTGCACCCGAGAAGACGGTGTTCGCGACAAACACTTCTACACTGCTGCCAAGCCAGTTTGCCGAGGCGACAGGCCGTCCGGAAAAATTCCTTGCTCTTCACTTTGCGAACGAAATTTGGAAAAATAACACCGCTGAAGTGATGATGCACCCTGGCACAGACAAGGAAGTGTTTGACGATCTGTTGAAATTCGCCAAAGCCATCGGCATGATCGCCCTGCCACTATACAAAGAGCAGCCTGGGTATATCCTGAATTCCCTACTGGTTCCGTTCCTCGAAGCTGGTCAAATGCTGTTAATGAAGGAAGTCGCTGACCCTGAAACGATTGACAAAACATGGATGATTGCCACCGGTTCTCCCAAAGGCCCGTTCGCAATTTTAGATATCGTTGGAATCACCACGGCTTACAACATCGCTAATGCCAAAGGCGAAGCAGGCGTTCCACAGTTCAAGGAATTGGCGAACCTGTTGAAAACAGAGTACATTGACAAAGGAAAACTAGGTGTCGCAACCGGCGAAGGATTCTATAAGTATCCGAATCCAGCCTATGAACAGCCTGATTTCTTAAAAGCCTAA
- a CDS encoding UDP-N-acetylmuramoyl-L-alanyl-D-glutamate--2,6-diaminopimelate ligase produces the protein MYIHFNHNNQLSIKRIWGAPEQNISGIYYDSRKSTPGSVFVCMSGENHDGHMYMKEAIQNGATVIAGDNAERLKEGSQQYPGVTFILTENARSFLAHISIIFHERVHEKIKTVGVTGTNGKTTVAAYVKSLMTNLGMLSGYIGTIGMFTSKGRIEFSQTTPTTPESIDLHSIFNEMYLEGDQLASMEVTSVVIEQKRVEGINFDIAIHTNLTPEHLEFHQTFENYRTAKLKLFHQAKQAVVNIDDEGMSAEILDIFKGPVLTYSLDKNTEADVKANNIKMSATGTVFEMVVDDESYIVRAPIFGNYNVANLLAAVCTALHSGYTVQEILPAITMIESPEGRLEVLQEYGNRNIILDYAHTPPALKNLISEVKKMPHRRLIVMIAGIGIRDWEKMPQMAQAIEGEVDEIVVSVDHPGFHEPEDIINKVLTGFKNPRAGNIHTAPTRHKGVLTALELSREKDLIIFTSGCINGAQLVKGERVPHSDKDIITNYFSSTKEAPSVEYVQG, from the coding sequence ATGTATATTCATTTCAATCACAACAACCAGCTTTCGATTAAGAGGATATGGGGAGCGCCTGAACAAAATATTAGCGGAATTTATTATGATTCACGGAAGTCGACTCCCGGTTCAGTTTTTGTCTGCATGAGCGGCGAGAATCATGATGGTCATATGTATATGAAAGAAGCGATTCAGAATGGTGCCACTGTAATCGCTGGTGACAACGCTGAGCGACTTAAGGAAGGGAGTCAGCAGTACCCGGGAGTAACATTTATTTTAACTGAAAACGCCCGGAGCTTCCTGGCACATATTTCAATCATCTTTCATGAACGGGTACATGAAAAAATCAAAACGGTAGGGGTAACCGGTACGAATGGGAAAACGACCGTTGCCGCATATGTGAAGTCGTTGATGACAAATTTAGGCATGTTGAGCGGATATATCGGGACGATTGGAATGTTTACTTCAAAGGGCCGAATTGAATTCAGCCAAACGACCCCGACTACACCTGAATCAATTGATTTACATTCTATTTTTAATGAAATGTACCTGGAGGGTGACCAGCTGGCTTCGATGGAAGTGACCTCCGTGGTCATCGAACAGAAACGGGTTGAGGGAATCAACTTTGATATCGCCATACATACCAACCTGACACCTGAACACCTTGAATTTCATCAAACATTTGAAAATTACCGCACTGCAAAGCTGAAGCTATTTCACCAGGCAAAACAGGCTGTAGTAAATATCGATGATGAAGGAATGTCAGCGGAAATCCTGGATATTTTCAAAGGACCAGTGCTGACGTACAGCCTGGATAAAAACACGGAGGCGGACGTGAAAGCAAACAATATAAAGATGTCTGCAACAGGGACAGTTTTTGAGATGGTCGTCGATGATGAGTCCTATATCGTCAGGGCTCCGATTTTCGGTAATTATAATGTTGCAAACCTTCTGGCGGCAGTATGCACTGCGCTTCATTCCGGCTACACCGTCCAGGAGATTCTCCCGGCTATTACGATGATTGAGAGCCCTGAGGGACGGCTTGAAGTATTGCAGGAGTATGGGAACCGCAACATCATCCTTGATTATGCGCATACACCTCCTGCTTTGAAAAACCTGATTAGTGAAGTGAAAAAAATGCCGCACCGCCGCCTGATTGTCATGATCGCAGGAATTGGGATCAGGGATTGGGAGAAGATGCCGCAGATGGCTCAGGCGATTGAAGGGGAAGTGGATGAAATTGTTGTTTCGGTTGACCATCCAGGCTTTCATGAACCTGAGGATATTATCAATAAAGTTCTTACCGGTTTTAAAAACCCTCGTGCTGGCAATATCCATACAGCACCAACTCGCCATAAAGGCGTATTGACCGCCCTTGAACTAAGCAGGGAAAAAGATCTAATCATCTTTACCAGTGGATGCATTAATGGTGCACAGCTGGTAAAAGGGGAACGGGTTCCGCATTCTGATAAAGACATCATCACAAATTACTTCAGCTCGACCAAAGAGGCTCCGAGCGTGGAATATGTACAAGGATAG
- the wrbA gene encoding NAD(P)H:quinone oxidoreductase produces the protein MNLVKLAVIFYSMGGTNVQLSKWAAEGAKEAGAEVKVFKVKELAPQSAIEGNEAWKATVEKTKDIPEVTPDDLEWADAIIFSVPTRFGNMPSQMKQFLDTTGGLWAEGKLVNKVVSAMSSAQNSHGGQEATILSLYTTMYHWGAIVAAPGYSDPVTFASGGNPYGTSVTVDQDGNMVEDVEAAVKYQAKRTVTVAGWVQNGNQ, from the coding sequence ATCAATTTGGTCAAATTAGCAGTGATTTTTTACAGCATGGGCGGAACGAATGTGCAGCTTTCGAAGTGGGCTGCAGAAGGTGCAAAAGAAGCTGGAGCGGAAGTGAAGGTTTTTAAAGTGAAGGAATTAGCGCCTCAATCAGCAATTGAAGGCAACGAAGCATGGAAAGCGACTGTTGAAAAAACAAAGGATATTCCTGAAGTGACTCCAGACGATCTTGAATGGGCAGACGCAATCATCTTCAGTGTTCCTACTCGATTTGGCAACATGCCATCCCAGATGAAGCAATTCCTTGATACGACAGGTGGCCTCTGGGCTGAGGGCAAGCTGGTGAACAAAGTCGTAAGCGCCATGTCCTCCGCGCAAAACTCGCATGGCGGGCAGGAAGCGACTATTTTGTCACTATACACGACGATGTACCACTGGGGTGCAATTGTCGCTGCGCCAGGTTACAGTGATCCCGTGACATTTGCTTCCGGCGGGAACCCATACGGAACAAGTGTAACGGTAGACCAGGACGGCAACATGGTTGAAGACGTCGAGGCTGCGGTAAAATACCAGGCTAAGCGTACTGTGACGGTTGCTGGATGGGTTCAGAACGGAAATCAATAA
- a CDS encoding ring-cleaving dioxygenase: MNELKGIHHVTAITSSAEKNYEFFTNVLGMRLVKKTVNQDDIRTYHLFFADDKGSAGTDMTFFDFPGIPKGAHGTDEIYKTGFRVPTDEALEYWVKRFDKYDVKHSGIQGLFGKKTISFVDFDDQQYMLISDESNEGVASGTPWQNGPVPLEYAITGLGTIHIRISRFDYFKEVLEKVMHMREIGQEGTLHLFEMGEGGNGAQVIVEDNKVLPAGRQGFGTVHHTAFRVADTSVLYEWIEHMKTAGFGTSGYVDRFFFESLYARVAPGILFEWATDGPGFMGDEPYETLGEKLSLPPFLESKREQIEEFVRPIETVRSTRNIEKEYL, translated from the coding sequence TTGAACGAATTAAAAGGAATTCACCATGTTACGGCCATTACAAGCAGCGCAGAAAAGAACTATGAGTTTTTCACCAATGTGTTAGGGATGCGTCTTGTAAAAAAGACAGTCAACCAGGATGATATCCGCACGTATCATTTATTTTTCGCGGATGATAAAGGGTCAGCGGGCACGGATATGACCTTCTTCGATTTTCCGGGAATTCCAAAGGGAGCTCATGGAACGGACGAGATTTATAAAACGGGTTTCCGCGTGCCGACCGATGAGGCGTTGGAATACTGGGTAAAGCGTTTCGATAAATACGACGTCAAACATTCAGGAATTCAGGGATTGTTCGGCAAAAAGACGATCTCATTCGTCGACTTTGATGATCAGCAATACATGCTGATATCAGACGAGTCTAACGAGGGCGTAGCGTCAGGCACTCCATGGCAAAATGGCCCGGTACCGTTAGAGTACGCGATCACAGGTCTAGGGACGATCCATATTCGTATCTCACGCTTCGATTATTTTAAAGAGGTATTGGAAAAAGTCATGCATATGAGAGAGATTGGGCAGGAAGGCACGCTGCACTTATTCGAGATGGGAGAAGGCGGAAACGGCGCTCAGGTCATTGTTGAGGATAATAAAGTACTGCCGGCAGGACGTCAGGGATTCGGCACTGTGCATCACACGGCATTCCGTGTTGCCGACACATCGGTTCTTTATGAGTGGATCGAGCATATGAAGACTGCTGGATTCGGCACATCCGGCTATGTCGACCGATTCTTCTTTGAATCATTGTATGCTCGTGTGGCACCAGGAATCTTGTTTGAGTGGGCAACAGACGGGCCAGGCTTCATGGGTGATGAACCATACGAAACCCTTGGTGAAAAATTGTCACTGCCACCGTTCCTGGAATCAAAACGGGAGCAGATCGAGGAATTTGTACGTCCGATTGAGACGGTACGGAGCACGCGTAATATTGAAAAAGAGTATCTGTAA
- a CDS encoding GNAT family N-acetyltransferase has translation MSFEYTEEDGRFVAKDSDGLEVGEVTYTRDGDELLVINHTGVDPANRGQGVAEELIRQVVEKVKNEGMKVEPVCSFAQKEFERKSEYKEVLKQ, from the coding sequence ATGTCATTTGAATATACAGAAGAAGATGGACGTTTTGTCGCGAAGGACTCAGATGGACTCGAGGTAGGGGAAGTTACCTATACTCGTGATGGAGATGAGCTTCTTGTCATTAATCATACGGGTGTCGACCCAGCGAATCGCGGTCAGGGTGTTGCGGAGGAATTGATCCGCCAAGTTGTTGAGAAGGTCAAAAATGAGGGCATGAAGGTTGAGCCGGTATGTTCCTTCGCGCAAAAGGAATTTGAAAGGAAATCCGAATATAAAGAAGTTTTAAAGCAATAG
- a CDS encoding CBO0543 family protein, with amino-acid sequence MVNTIYGLIWVGILIKWGDWKNWRKYYPTILFFILGDFLYMYLLSDHYPMWRYVPSPGDEEAGIKNTHISFSIMAIKYPATCLAYLAHFPRHGFMKKTLYYLAWVIVYFANELVDLHFQLIRYFNDWNIWWSALFNSAMFLILKLHFHNPLFAWIASAVFVLFLWNQFDVPSTVFR; translated from the coding sequence ATGGTAAATACAATATACGGGTTAATTTGGGTAGGGATATTGATAAAATGGGGAGATTGGAAAAACTGGAGAAAGTATTATCCAACCATTCTCTTTTTTATCCTCGGCGATTTTCTTTATATGTACCTTTTGTCGGATCATTATCCAATGTGGAGGTATGTTCCATCACCCGGGGACGAAGAAGCAGGGATTAAGAATACCCATATTTCTTTTTCAATCATGGCGATAAAGTATCCGGCGACATGCCTGGCGTACTTAGCGCATTTCCCGAGACATGGCTTTATGAAAAAAACTCTTTATTATCTGGCGTGGGTGATTGTCTATTTTGCAAATGAGCTCGTGGATTTACATTTTCAGCTGATCAGATATTTCAATGACTGGAATATTTGGTGGTCTGCGCTGTTCAATTCGGCTATGTTCCTCATCTTAAAACTGCATTTTCATAACCCGCTATTTGCCTGGATTGCCTCTGCGGTTTTTGTCTTGTTTTTATGGAATCAGTTCGATGTGCCGTCAACAGTCTTTCGTTAA
- a CDS encoding PstS family phosphate ABC transporter substrate-binding protein, with protein sequence MKSFKKLAMFTMLAGVMAFGTACSDGDSNAEATNGSNETETQLEGSVVIDGSGTVYPFMAKMAENYMDKQEDVSVEVSRSGTSAGFKKFLVEDGTDYNDASRQIKDEEKAQAEELGIDVKEMKVALDGITIVINKDNDWAKELTKEEIVDIFLAEGGKKMWSDVRADFPAEEIKTYGPNENHGTYEFMFEKILEEKDLVEGINLQQDYATLVDLVSKDKNGIGFFGYGYYASNKDKLSAVNVDFGNGSVEPSLETIKEDGDYAPFTRPVFTYLNVNMAKEKPQVLDYAIFTMENAQDVAAETGFAPLSDQDIQSTLAELQELK encoded by the coding sequence ATGAAGAGTTTTAAAAAGTTAGCGATGTTTACTATGCTTGCTGGTGTTATGGCTTTCGGAACAGCTTGTTCAGATGGAGATAGCAACGCAGAAGCGACGAATGGTTCTAATGAAACTGAAACTCAACTTGAAGGCAGTGTCGTGATTGATGGTTCAGGTACAGTATACCCGTTCATGGCAAAAATGGCTGAGAACTATATGGATAAACAAGAAGATGTATCTGTTGAAGTAAGCCGCTCAGGAACTTCTGCTGGCTTCAAGAAATTCCTGGTTGAAGATGGAACAGACTACAATGATGCATCACGCCAGATCAAAGATGAAGAAAAAGCACAAGCTGAAGAGCTAGGCATCGATGTGAAAGAAATGAAAGTAGCTTTAGATGGAATTACCATCGTTATTAATAAAGACAATGATTGGGCTAAGGAACTGACTAAAGAAGAAATCGTGGATATCTTCCTAGCTGAAGGCGGAAAGAAAATGTGGTCTGATGTCCGCGCTGACTTCCCGGCTGAAGAGATCAAGACATACGGCCCTAACGAAAACCACGGAACATATGAGTTCATGTTTGAAAAAATCCTTGAGGAAAAAGACCTTGTTGAAGGCATCAACCTTCAGCAAGACTATGCAACACTTGTTGACCTAGTATCAAAAGACAAGAACGGAATCGGCTTCTTCGGCTATGGATATTATGCAAGCAACAAAGACAAATTGTCTGCAGTAAACGTTGATTTCGGTAACGGTTCTGTTGAACCTTCTCTTGAAACAATCAAGGAAGACGGAGATTATGCTCCATTCACACGCCCAGTATTCACATACTTAAACGTGAACATGGCTAAGGAAAAGCCACAAGTGCTTGACTATGCAATCTTCACTATGGAAAATGCACAGGATGTAGCAGCAGAAACAGGCTTTGCTCCTCTTTCTGATCAAGACATCCAGTCAACATTGGCTGAACTGCAAGAATTGAAATAA
- a CDS encoding peroxiredoxin-like family protein produces the protein MCRAYLAQLRERITEVEATGYQVIAVAPSKGSFIKQFVDQFGPFPFPILGDPSRKAYRGMGHKTMPKWKLLAMAGLGFITGKVKDFIPKNEKQKEFVLKSMKTQDVYIQGGTWLYSAQGKLLWKHIDESPEDHAKIDDVLEQMKKR, from the coding sequence GTGTGCCGAGCATACCTTGCGCAGTTGCGCGAGCGAATAACTGAGGTTGAAGCAACAGGCTACCAGGTCATTGCTGTCGCCCCGTCAAAAGGTTCTTTTATCAAGCAGTTTGTTGACCAGTTCGGACCTTTCCCCTTTCCTATACTCGGGGATCCTTCGAGAAAAGCATACCGCGGCATGGGTCATAAAACGATGCCAAAATGGAAGTTGCTCGCGATGGCCGGCCTCGGCTTCATTACCGGCAAAGTTAAAGACTTTATTCCGAAAAATGAAAAGCAGAAGGAATTCGTCTTGAAATCGATGAAGACACAGGATGTCTATATCCAGGGAGGAACATGGCTTTATTCAGCCCAAGGCAAACTGTTGTGGAAGCATATCGATGAATCACCAGAGGACCACGCAAAAATCGATGACGTGTTGGAGCAAATGAAAAAACGCTGA
- a CDS encoding DUF2269 family protein: protein MTLYGSLVLVHVIAAVVGLGASFGMPIVAKFGAKSVTNAKVCFEINKKIEMFAKVGSLTLLASGILMAIVNPVLWSEGWYIGSLVIYVLIQPIVAGMLPKTIEKQVDMVMNSHDGELPAEYHQLDKKAAKLNGIAHVAAVLLIVLMSTKPF, encoded by the coding sequence GTGACTTTATATGGATCATTGGTTTTAGTTCATGTGATCGCCGCCGTTGTTGGTTTAGGAGCGAGCTTTGGTATGCCGATTGTAGCCAAGTTTGGTGCTAAGTCAGTAACGAACGCAAAAGTATGTTTTGAGATTAATAAAAAAATAGAGATGTTTGCCAAAGTCGGGTCGTTGACTTTGTTAGCCAGCGGGATTTTAATGGCCATCGTCAACCCCGTGCTATGGTCAGAGGGATGGTATATCGGATCTTTGGTCATTTACGTTCTGATTCAGCCAATCGTCGCAGGAATGTTACCGAAAACAATCGAGAAGCAAGTCGATATGGTGATGAACAGTCATGATGGCGAACTGCCAGCTGAGTATCATCAATTGGATAAAAAAGCTGCCAAGTTGAACGGCATCGCACATGTCGCAGCAGTATTGCTCATCGTGCTCATGTCAACAAAACCATTCTAG
- a CDS encoding ABC transporter C-terminal domain-containing protein: MKFLSGGERIRLKLAMLMFQDINLLILDEPTNHLDIESIETLEAALADFKGTIFFISHDRYFINKIGERVIAVENCGLKSYEGNYDDYKRERAAVEPMPILKEKAEKVQRLSSPDPGEKLLKKIESLEKEITELDLVMGIRKSYEELDQLFSRKQQLNNELELAMEMWLSAGE, from the coding sequence GTGAAGTTCCTGTCAGGCGGGGAGCGGATCAGACTCAAGCTGGCGATGCTGATGTTCCAGGATATCAATTTGCTGATCCTTGATGAGCCGACAAATCATCTGGATATCGAATCCATTGAGACCTTGGAGGCAGCGCTTGCCGACTTTAAAGGCACAATTTTCTTCATTTCTCATGACCGTTATTTTATCAATAAAATCGGGGAGCGCGTGATTGCGGTTGAGAATTGTGGGCTGAAGAGCTATGAAGGGAATTACGATGATTATAAAAGGGAGAGAGCAGCAGTCGAGCCGATGCCGATTCTAAAGGAAAAGGCAGAAAAGGTGCAGCGATTATCCTCACCAGACCCGGGTGAAAAGCTTTTGAAAAAGATTGAAAGCCTGGAGAAAGAAATCACCGAGCTTGATCTAGTGATGGGAATCCGGAAATCTTATGAAGAACTGGATCAGCTGTTTAGCAGGAAGCAGCAATTAAATAACGAGCTTGAGCTGGCAATGGAGATGTGGTTGAGTGCCGGTGAGTAA
- a CDS encoding ABC-F family ATP-binding cassette domain-containing protein, with translation MLELKVHGIKKYMEATLVVNSFTLEAFEGDKVGIVGANGSGKSTVLKVIAGIEPMHYYPGYPQTSSPGYDEGLVHRPRGASFAYLEQMPSYPGGLKVIDVLNLAFEEVHEVEKQMREMEAQMQVLEDGALEKALNKYSDLVNLYEAKGGYDQEEKLSKVCTGLKFTESFLQRDFDLLSGGEKTTVGLGKILIHQPDILLLDEPTNHLDMESIEWLEGFLKNYKGIVLIVSHDRYFLDNVVNKIVEIEDMETISYRGNYSSFISQKEENMRVQYEQFREQQKKVNNMEKQVTSLRDWALRADNNKFFRRAASIQKKLDKLDRIDKPIFERRNMRLHFNDTMRSGNETIKAVGVSKRYEDQLIFDGADLMVHYGERVGLVGPNGSGKTTFLKMLLGEEQPDSGVVELGANVMAAYLPQKIEFNNEELTVLECFREDISIVEGKAREYLAKFMFYKKKCL, from the coding sequence ATGTTAGAACTGAAAGTGCATGGAATCAAAAAATATATGGAAGCGACGCTGGTCGTGAACAGTTTTACATTGGAGGCATTTGAAGGGGATAAAGTGGGGATTGTCGGTGCGAACGGCAGTGGTAAGAGCACGGTTCTCAAGGTGATTGCCGGGATCGAACCAATGCATTATTATCCGGGCTATCCGCAAACCTCGAGTCCGGGATATGATGAAGGGCTTGTCCATCGTCCTCGGGGAGCTTCGTTTGCCTATCTGGAACAAATGCCTTCCTATCCGGGCGGTCTGAAAGTGATCGATGTACTGAATCTTGCATTTGAAGAGGTTCATGAGGTTGAAAAACAGATGCGTGAAATGGAGGCTCAGATGCAGGTTTTAGAGGATGGTGCTTTGGAAAAAGCGCTCAATAAATATAGTGATCTGGTAAATCTCTACGAGGCAAAGGGCGGGTACGATCAGGAGGAGAAACTAAGCAAGGTTTGCACCGGGCTTAAGTTTACCGAAAGCTTTTTACAGAGGGATTTCGATTTGCTGAGCGGCGGGGAGAAAACAACGGTTGGATTGGGGAAGATTCTGATTCACCAGCCGGATATCCTGCTGCTCGATGAGCCGACGAACCACCTGGATATGGAGTCGATTGAATGGCTGGAAGGCTTTTTGAAAAATTATAAAGGAATCGTGCTGATTGTCTCGCATGACCGCTATTTCCTTGATAATGTCGTCAATAAAATCGTCGAGATCGAGGATATGGAAACGATTAGCTACAGGGGGAATTATTCTTCTTTTATCAGTCAAAAGGAAGAGAATATGCGGGTACAATATGAGCAGTTCCGTGAGCAACAGAAAAAGGTCAACAATATGGAGAAGCAGGTGACGAGCCTGCGGGACTGGGCGTTGCGGGCGGATAATAACAAATTTTTCAGGCGTGCAGCGAGCATTCAGAAGAAGCTCGATAAGCTGGACCGTATTGATAAACCGATTTTCGAGCGGCGGAATATGAGGCTTCATTTTAACGATACGATGAGATCAGGGAATGAAACGATCAAGGCAGTTGGTGTTTCTAAGCGTTATGAAGACCAGTTGATTTTTGATGGCGCTGATTTGATGGTTCATTACGGTGAGCGCGTCGGCCTTGTTGGTCCGAATGGCAGCGGCAAAACGACATTCCTGAAGATGCTTTTAGGTGAAGAACAGCCGGATTCAGGCGTGGTCGAGTTGGGTGCGAATGTGATGGCCGCCTATTTGCCTCAGAAGATTGAATTTAATAATGAAGAGCTGACGGTGCTTGAGTGTTTCCGTGAAGATATCTCAATTGTGGAAGGGAAAGCGCGCGAGTACCTGGCGAAATTCATGTTTTACAAAAAAAAGTGTCTTTAA